A single Cyprinus carpio isolate SPL01 chromosome A20, ASM1834038v1, whole genome shotgun sequence DNA region contains:
- the LOC109070224 gene encoding tyrosine-protein kinase SRK2-like, with the protein MGDFRERFILCCQNTFPCFRDPANNTSSGTEKRDIKVIVNEDALKRANMALPPTPGEKPGYVYVALYDYTARTEHDLSFNAGDKLEPLRKEEDWWYARGITGISANKEGYIPANYVAPIESLDAEPWYFPETKCLEAEKMLTSQENKNGAFLIRNCESQQGELSLSVLDNGKVKHYKIRKLDSGGYFVSKARSFFTLRDLVEHYSRKEDGLCVCLAEPCKKSMAPETHGLSYNTVDQWEIPRSSLKLLKKLGAGQFGEVFEGIWNDRTAVAVKTLKPGTMDPKDFLREAQIMKKLRHAKLIQLYAVCTTEEPIYIVTELMSHGSLLEYLQKDKGAFLQMSDQIEMGAQVASGMAYLELQNYIHRDLAARNVLVGDNNVCKVADFGLARVFQLENENVYEAKEGTKFPVKWTALEAIHENKFTIKSDVWSFGILLYEIVTFGQMPYPTMTNYQVVQQLPKGYRMPCPLNCPKYLYDIMSECWKDSPADRPTFETLQWKLEEFFEMDASSYDDANRY; encoded by the exons ATGGGGGATTTCAGAGAGAGGTTCATACTGTGCTGTCAAAATACTTTCCCGTGTTTCAGAGACCCAGCGAACAACACCTCATCTGGCACCGAGAAACGGGATATTAAAGTGATTGTAAACGAAGATGCTCTGAAAAGGGCCAATATGGCATTACCTCCGACACCTGGGGAGAAACCCGGCTACGTTTATGTTGCGCTGTACGACTACACGGCGCGCACGGAGCATGATTTGAGCTTTAACGCAGGGGATAAACTGGAACCACTTCGCAAAGAGGAAGACTGGTGGTACGCGAGAGGAATCACCGGGATTTCAGCGAACAAAGAGGGCTACATTCCTGCGAATTATGTTGCACCCATAGAAAGCCTCGACGCTGAACC ATGGTATTTTCCAGAAACAAAGTGCTTGGAGGCTGAGAAGATGTTGACGTCTCAAGAGAACAAGAATGGAGCTTTTCTAATCAGAAACTGTGAAAGCCAGCAAGGGGAGCTTTCACTCTCAG TGCTGGACAACGGAAAAGTGAAGCATTATAAGATCAGAAAGCTGGACAGTGGTGGCTACTTCGTGTCAAAGGCTCGTAGTTTTTTCACACTGAGAGATCTAGTGGAGCACTACTCCAGAAAAGAGGATGGCCTCTGTGTTTGTTTGGCAGAACCCTGCAAAAAA TCAATGGCTCCAGAGACACATGGTCTATCTTACAACACTGTGGATCAGTGGGAGATCCCGCGTTCCTCTTTAAAACTCTTGAAGAAGTTGGGAGCAGGGCAGTTTGGCGAGGTCTTTGAAGGCATATGGAATGACAGAACAGCCGTCGCTGTCAAAACACTCAAGccag GAACTATGGATCCAAAAGACTTCCTGCGAGAAGCTCAGATCATGAAGAAACTCCGTCATGCCAAACTGATCCAGCTCTATGCTGTCTGCACTACGGAAGAACCCATCTACATCGTCACAGAGCTCATGAGCCACGGGAGCCTTCTAGAATATCTGCAAA AAGACAAAGGTGCTTTTCTGCAAATGTCTGATCAGATAGAAATGGGAGCACAAGTGGCATCTGGCATGGCATACCTTGAGTTGCAGAACTACATTCACAGAGATCTTGCGGCAAGAAACGTTCTGGTGGGAGATAACAACGTGTGCAAGGTGGCCGACTTTGGCTTGGCAcgagtatttcag CTGGAAAATGAGAATGTTTATGAGGCCAAAGAAGGAACCAAGTTTCCAGTGAAATGGACTGCTCTTGAGGCCATCCACGAGAACAAATTCACCATCAAATCTGACGTCTGGTCTTTTGGGATCCTACTGTATGAAATTGTGACGTTTGGACAGATGCCTTACCCAA CCATGACAAACTATCAGGTGGTACAACAGTTGCCCAAAGGCTACAGGATGCCATGCCCTCTTAACTGCCCAAAATATTTGTATGACATCATGTCCGAATGCTGGAAGGACTCCCCTGCAGACAGACCCACCTTTGAAACTCTACAGTGGAAACTTGAGGAATTCTTTGAAATGGATGCCAGCTCTTACGATGATGCAAACCGCTACTAA